The Puntigrus tetrazona isolate hp1 chromosome 13, ASM1883169v1, whole genome shotgun sequence genome contains the following window.
CTGAGAAAATACCACATAAAACCAATGTAGTCACCAGTGattgttttttcacttttttactcTCTTTATTAATTACATTGCTGCATCTTTTAGCATTTACGACAAATTTCATCAAATGTAATCAACTTTGTAGGCATTTATACACTTTCTTTATGCAGCTTTCCTTACATTCAAATTTGGGGCGACCAGATAATCATTGCATGGTAGTTTGTTCGAACGACCTGGTTACATTTCTGTTCGAGAACAATCTTCTTTACAGCATTTAGGTGCAAAATTGTAACGGGCAACATTTCAGATAATGTGCTATTTCGATTAGGATGTATAGTCACCCTATGTTATGTCATTAAATTCagacaaatgaataataaaatgtctgTGTAAAATTCAATCAAACCATGTGTGAGTGCTGAGTGCTACAAACCGCAAGAAAATTTTTATACTAAAGTTAGTCATTTCTGAAATCACTGTCATGCATTTCGAGGAGATCTTGTTTTTGTGAAAGTTAGGCTACATTGATAATATGATTTTGATCTCTCTGATAATATTTAAAGCGGCATATGGCAGGGCTTTAGGACAACTGGGGcgtttaatcatttataaacaGACCTGAGGGCGTTACTGGGATGCTGTGCTGTTGTGGGTGGTTACACTGAAATTCTTATCTCTCCATATGGCTCTTTACctaatgagaaatgttgttaTAATTTAACCACCATCgtgttatttgaaacatttatcgatttctttgttttgctgaacacaaaataagtttttctttttttctttgttttttttgggtaACCCAACATATCCACTGACTGAAAAATATTctttggaagtcaatggttATCTAACTTTtgagttaataattaaaaaaaaaatcattttcagttttgttttggatAAGCATCTGAGAATTTCTGGTCGAATAGAAAAGCATTAAGATTTCATACATCAAGCAGCTATGTGGCCAAATTTAATATGTATGGATTTTCTCAAAACACCAAGCACGAACAACAGTGATAAACTGAAACTATcataaagcatttaatttagcttgaaaagcttttttatgaCCTTATAGTCTTAGCATTTTTAGGAATTCGGTTTGTCCAGGTTCGGAAATGGTTGCTTTATAGATATTAcaaaatacagttgtttttgcagtgtttcaTACAAGATACAGTTTCATACAAGAAACATActaaaatgtatcatggttttattattattgctatattactattatagtGAAAGTGTAATAaccatgttttttgttgttgttgtttgtataACCTTTAACACATTCCTACTAATACTATGTTTAAGCTAAGGTAAATGTAGCAAAACCGTTGTAGGGCATTTACTAACTATGATAACTATTAGTTTACTTCCATTGATAGTGAAAGTATAGTTAATTTTCGCCAGGGATATCATTATATAGATACAACTGGCCATTTTACCACACAGCTGATCGCCTGATGCTAAGCGTCCTTTTCAGAATTTCTCTTATCCCGTAATTCTATCAGAcgtactgtttatttatgttttaaacctTTCGCGAGCGCACGCTTTGGTTGGCAGGATGCGCTCAGCCAATGGGGACCGATGCAGAGCGCACTGCGCATGCGCGGCTCAGAGCCACTGTTTGAGACGGAAGACTGCGGAGTGCGTCTCCACATACTGCGAAACACAAGAAAACTCAAGAAAAGTGCAGGTAAGAATTCGCCGCGCTGTACAGATCGAGTCCCGGCGATCATTCACTAGGTATTCGTCGTTACTGTGCCCCTGTCTATCCGTTACGCTTCAAAGAAACAATGATGTAGCAAATTCGGGTTAGAAATCAGCCGGACACGAGAGATCAAACATGTTTACGGCATTAACACTCGACGTTTTGGCCCGATATTGCGCGCAAATGCGGTTTTGAAGTATTATGGTAAAGATAGCTTGCGTTGAGATTCGGATATTAGTCGCAAATATTACAGATGGAAATCCTTTGTGTGTTATTTGTGTTTGGTTCAGGGTGATCATGTGTGCCCCGCTTGTGCGCAGCCGCTGATGATGCGCCGCTCCTGCGCAGGAACGGATGCATTTGTGAAtctaaataaaaactcaaatgaGTTGAacgctttttttaaagattctctaatgggaaaaaaattaagataaaaagcGTTTCTTCGAAATAGAAAATTCTGTAACATAAGTGAGACTTtgttcactgtcacttttgatcaattgaatgccTTCCTTCGTGCATAGATGGATAAATAGGTAGATGGGGAACGTGCttcaaaatgcaatatttgaaattaaacacaaattaaatatcTGCCCAAATTTGTGTCATTCACCGTGTGATCATTTTTGTTACCAAAACCAGCAAAACCTCTCTTATGTAATGTGTGTTCCTCTGAAGGACCGGGGCAGATCAGAAGCATGTCGGGGTTTCTGGACGGGATCAGATGCGGCGATTGCGAGTGTAACGTGGACTGGGGCGAGAAGAGAAACACCATCGCCTCCATCGCAGCCGGCGTTCTGGTACGTCAACAAatcttgagtttttttttaatatttccagTGATTTCCAAACTAACAGTCGGTACAGTTCTTCACAGGCTGGTGGATCATCATCGACGCAGCGATAATGTACCCTAAAGAGGAAGAGTTTCATCATGCGTATCATACCTGCGGAGTTATAGCGACTATAGCCTTCCTCATGTGAGTCACGCCCCATGCAAATCCTTGTCTTGTTCTCAGCCACGTCTTTGTTCTCATTCTGTCCTGTCGGACCGATGCCGTGACATAATTCAATCCGTCCCAGATCTCACTTCCTGTTGTCAAGCACTGATTTAACTACAGGGTTGTTGCCGTACAATGACTGCATTGATTCACTATCTGTTTGAATCAGGGTTATTATAGGCAAGTAAAACTAACCCGTAAGTTATGTTTAACTGTAACTCATTGcgaaatatacaaaaaaagtacGATTTAGTTTAATTTGGTGTGCTTGACTTATTATAGACgggtttttaaaaaacaaatagatGTTAGAAAAACGACAAAAATTGAGTTTTAACTCAAAAATGAAGACCGACTATCAATAAATCTACACTGTTAAACTGTTGAAtaagttgaataaataaaaatgtattactaatttacatcaaaatattagaaattcAGAGTTTAGGTAAACTGAACTggcagatttttgttttgttaattgcTCCTTGACTGAAATATTTAGTAAgctgaattaaaatgtcaacgtaaatatttttagtattggAAACTTAAGACTTATTCAGTAAATGCTAACTTATTAATTGACAGCACAATTTTTTGATAAGCATagtaatttctgaatgaaagcCATATTGAACATTTCACATATTTCACAATGAATAACCTAACATTAACAATTTTTTCTTGAGTACATACATGCacgtgtctgtatttatatatgcataataaatatacgcagtatacatatgtaaacaaaaacttttggatGCGATTGATTGTTCTGTagcactgttttatttatttttaaaaaattttccgTATTTGTCATCCTTTCTCATCAAAATGCTTGCTATATATGCGAAAACCCAGAAAATCGAAttttttcagaaacaaacacatcacataatttttttttttttgcagagacTTTTATCTTGAAGTGCCACGGTAAAGCATGCCGGGAAACGAAGCAAAAGAAACAAGTTCAAAACGATTCAGATGACTTAAAACGAATTGGTTTCTTGAAcccaaagaaaatgaaatactctatgttttttaattgaatttttttagttGAAGCGCATGACTAAAATGAGATTTATTTGCAGGATCAATGCGGTGTCTAATGGTCAAGTGAGGGGCGACAGCTACAGCGAGGGCTGCTTGGGACAGACGGGTGCGTCCTTCATACGCTGCTTTTTCTTTCCATGACATGCATTTCCTGTAGATATCCTGTAGACATGACTGAAATGTGGGTTGAATGTGTGCAGGTGCCAGAATCTGGCTCTTCATCGGCTTCATGTTGGCGTTCGGGTCTCTCATCGCCTCTATGTGGATTCTGTTTGGTGGTTTTGTTGTGACTGGTGAGAGAATAAGACCGATTGTGCCCCTAAAGAACAAGACGATTCGGGTTTCTGCTTGTGTACAGTTGCTGAttatgtttttccattttttttcccttcgtaactgaacagaaaaaaaggatttgTCGGTGTATCCCGGCATCGCAGTTTTCTTCCAAAATGCTTTCATCTTCTTTGGGTAAGTTTGGAAATACGGTACAAAACGGtagtgttgtgaaatattattggcatttaaaataaaataactataataatatacatttataatgtgacttattcctgtgatgcaaaactggATTTTTTAGCATCTTTCTCGAGGCTTgagtcctcagtgtcacatgatccttcaaaaatcgttctgatttgctgctcaagaaacatttctgatagGAGTGTAACGATTTGCCTACGGTTCACGGGCGTCTTCCTAATCAAAATGATCATCCTTGTCTCCTTGTGAGCAGAGCatgtgcatttcattatttagtcGTCGGGAATGGACTTGTCGAAGGAAGTGATGTAATTTCCTAATTACCTTCAGCTGGGACGttgcaaatattttctattttaagataaaaaaagcgAATATggataaatcttttttaataaaatgcacttttttttatgcgTCCCTTAACAAATCTGCTGACGCAAACCATGCTGCTTTTGTTGTCACGGGAACAGCCCAGTTGAAGAtgaggaagtgacatcactCCCTTTGAGAAGTGCGTTCCAAACGATTAAATAACGACACACACGTGCTCTGCTCGCTCCGaagtccccactaacaaggggatatgaatgatttggaaaatgatcCTGAACCGGACGATAAACCActgatttctgattattattaatgtttaaaacagttgagctgcttcatttttttttattgaaactgtaatgctgtttttttttgtctaaaatttaaaagaacagactatttgaaatatttatttgtaacattataaatgtctttgctgtcaccattaatacattttatgtgccCTAGCTTaacaaattaacaattttagttttttttttttgtaatctttgaaatgaacaatttgtttaaaaagaattcaaattgaaataaatagacaaaatgacaagataattttttttgcactgagCACAAACAATTCCTTTATAGCATAGAATAACtacaaacatgtatatattcactgcttatatttttcatttctgtgcaaCTAGTAAACCAAACAGCATATTTCTATTAGTTTTTCTCGACTGTTCGAAGCCTGGTTATATATTTTGTAGCTTTAAGATCACTCTCTGTGTATGTTTGCTgatgttttgctttattattattattattattttatttatttttatttttttgcttaatgcTGCCGATGCAGTTAATCCACTTCCACTGACGAGACATTGAATAATCatcaaaatactttttaggaagcttaaaggaacactcagGAATAGGCttattctccaactcccccccCAGaattaataagttgagttttatcaTTTCGAATCTATTCAGGCTATCTCCGTGTCTGGCGGTAACGCtattagcatagcttagcatagatcaatGAATTCAagtagaccagtagcatcgcgttcaaaaacgGCCAAAGCGTTTCgatatttttcccatttaaaactTGACGCTTCCGTACCAAGGCCCCTGCAGGTGCAGTGATATCCCACGGCAAAAATTTGCCTATAtcgctttttaaaaattacaattatttaaaatgaatcatagATATACAACTATTTTACAGTCTCTGATTAACTGCATCCGTGGTGTGAGATTTTGCGtaatcatgtaaaataaataacgtTGTAATaattttctcctcctctcttgcAGTGGTCTGGTGTTCAAGTTTGGCCGAACTGAGGACCTCTGGCAGTAACGGATCCATTTCCTTCAATCAAATCCCACAGTCCATCAACACACAATTCCTCCGTACTTATTGCTGCTTATTTGcactctttatttctttctctcccctTTTCAACTCCTCGGCTGACTCCCGTTCTTGAATATGTTCCCGCTTCCTGTCTTTGTCTCGTTTCCTGTGTGGCGCGGTGGGCGCCCGCAGAGAGAGAATTGCGGATCAAATCAGTCTCTGCAGTCGAAATGGACACGTTTAGACCTCGTCCTGCATTTCTAATGCAAATGGCTTGTATACAGTGaaatcacaatgaaaaaaaaatgcagacagCGTACCGTCAAGCCAATATCTTCAgagaaaaactttaaaaaaaaaaaatattgttacgCGAGTTTTTGAGCATAATCAATAACCAAAATGAGTGTGACTGGCTTTCAGTCTTTTCAGCttcactgtgtctttttttttttttttttttaaatcatttaaataaaagtctctTCTTTTTTGAATAAGCCACCGAAATTGTATCTTTCGGTAAACTTTCATTTCCGTGCAGTCGAGAACACGGCTCAACTTTCAGCCAGCTGATATCACAACAAGCTCTTTATTCTACGTCTTActtttgtaagatttttttttttatatatcgcTTTATGTGGTTTCCCATGCTTTACGCAGCCATtcagttgtttaatttttaaactttacacCGATTGCACTGAGCACAAGCAGTTTCTCATAGCCGAGCGTAACTAGAAACGTATATTCGCTgtcaatatttttcatttctgtgcgACTAGTCAAACCAAACAGCCtatttcttttgagtttttcttGACTGTGGGAAGCCTGGTTATATATTTTGTAGCTTTGGGAGCTTTAAGTCGACTCTCCTGTGTATGTGTGGGCGATATGGGAgttgtataaaaatgttaatgtttttaaaagcacaatttcttattatttcagTGGTTATGGGATGAATAAGATGAAATGCGAGTCGACTCGACTCGTCAACTAACAAATTAGAGATTCTGTGATTTCTACCTGTTAAAaagaatgtaacattttaatgtaatccgtgtctctctttctgacaAAAAAGTAGCCGAACTTCATCCAACTGTgggtttaaatgaataaaattattgtaaatatggaCGGAgccggtgtttttttttttttcttttagaaagagcaatgttttattacattcaaaagCTGATGAAAAACATATTAGAGTCACCATGAGGGTGTTTTCGCATATTGCGTTTAGGTGCTGTGTATCGGTTTGTCATTGTCAGGCTGAACAAActcttctctgtttttcttgcttccattaaagtaatttaatcCAGCCTCAATTTCCAGGGGCTTGGAAATTTCTTTGGCGatgttttgtatgatttgtctCTTAAGAAGCACAATGCTTTCCATTCAAGGACATTTTATCTTGTAAATTGTTTGCTTAAGCGATATCTAAcctctcaaaacacacacaaacgcgtTCATTCAGTCGGGGTCCTCTTGTTAATGCGTCCGCGGGTTCTTCATTTCCGTTCCATCAAATTCGGAAACTACAACACAAACGAAGCCCGTTTGGAAACGTGTTGAATGATATTAAACATCAAAAGGTAAAAGCAAACGCTGAGGTTAAGGAGTGGTTTATTTTAACCTCCCAGAATGCCTGGTCATCAAAGCACTTCCTGTCCTGCTGGGGTCTCCAGATACTCCATTTAAGAAAAAGCCCTGCAAATTTGAACATGTCTAGTTTGCttcataaaaaactaaaaccaattGGTCACATGCGTTCATTTGAGTCGATGGTAACATACTTGtcacagtatttttatatattttttcaagcAAAATGTACTCCGCCGAgcctttgttttcatttacaaccctgatttttttatatttaaaacactgtgATCTTTAGTGTGACTGTATCAGTGGCGTTGTACCTGTAGCCGTGCCCATCACCAGACTCATGGATGCTGTTATGAGGAGAACACAGATGTGATACACGGCGAACCTGAGAACGCAGATGCAACACAGTCAACATAAAAGTGGTGGAACATGTGCTTTTGAGTGCTATTTTATGAAAACACCTCACAcgactgaataaaagtaaatattttattttacaccgTGCCCTCGTTACTGGCCAGCCGTAGAAAGAAATGAGCGAACCATCCCAGAATTCCCGGTATGGCATGCACGCTGAGGACGCCGCAGGTGTCGTGACATTCGAACGCAAACAGCATGTGATTCtgaacgaaagaaaaaaaaaaataaagtatgcaCACCTCACGTGTGTGAGAACACAATTAAAATCTGGGATTTAATATagcattagaaaaaaataaagcattaaacatttatcacGTCCAAGGAGGAGGATTAGGGTCgagcagtaataaaaaaaaaagattaaagttgttacattttaaaaaaacataaaagataaaatgctgagaataaaatcattaaattacaataaaaaaagtcattaaattACGAGAAAACTgtgttaaattacaataaaaattgttaaattatgaggaaaaatattaaataatgagcAAAAGTTGttaaattgcaagaaaaaagttgttaaattatgaggaaaaaaagtccAGATAACATGTGGAGAATAAACTCAATTAAATTAcgagaaataaaagaaagtttgagagtaatgtaaatgaaaaatagtaCCTTgccaagattaacattttaatatttcacttattgtttgctttatttgaagtattttttaaaatttagtcATGTGGCTTTACCTTCATGTACCGGAAGCCCAGAGCTGATAATAAAGCGGCACAGAATCCAATCGTCATGGCAATCCACGG
Protein-coding sequences here:
- the tmem50a gene encoding transmembrane protein 50A, with the translated sequence MQSALRMRGSEPLFETEDCGVRLHILRNTRKLKKSAGPGQIRSMSGFLDGIRCGDCECNVDWGEKRNTIASIAAGVLFFTGWWIIIDAAIMYPKEEEFHHAYHTCGVIATIAFLMINAVSNGQVRGDSYSEGCLGQTGARIWLFIGFMLAFGSLIASMWILFGGFVVTEKKDLSVYPGIAVFFQNAFIFFGGLVFKFGRTEDLWQ